A stretch of DNA from Methanolinea mesophila:
CTTGATCTCCTTAATTTAGTCAGGGATATTTATGATCTTAAAATTGAGATTTTTCCCAATGATTATGAAATTAGTGATAGAAGCTTGAATTCTCAAAAATTCAAGTCTAAAACAAAAATTTTTATTCCCGGGTGGAGAGAAATGATTGAAGAAATGCATCGTGATTCTACGCCGTACTCCAATTTGAGGGACTAACATGTTAACAGAGAAAACTGTTTTAATAACCGGTGGAACTGGTTCACTTGGAAAAGTACTCGTTCGCAGACTGCTTTCAGGAGAAATGGGGTTACCAGAAAAAATAATTGTTTTTTCACGAGATGAGGCTAAACAACATGCAATGCGTGTCGAGTATCAAAATCTAAAATGTCCAACCGATGAAGTAATCTATAATAATTTTCAACAACTCCTTGAATTCCGGATAGGGGATGTCAGAGATTTTCATAGCATCAGTGCAGTATTGCCAGATGTAGACATCGTTTTTAACGCAGCTGCCTTGAAGCAAGTCCCTTCCTGTGAATATTTTCCCTTCGAAGCAGTCCAGACCAATATCCTGGGACCAGAGAACATTATCAGAGCGATAAGAGAACATAATCTGAAAATTGAAACTGTAGTGGGCATATCTACGGATAAAGCGTGCAAGCCCGTCAATGTCATGGGAATGACCAAAGCAATCCAGGAAAGAGTGTTTATCCACGCAAATATGGATTGTAAAAATACAAGATTTATCTGTGTACGGTATGGTAACGTGCTCGCTTCGCGTGGATCAGTTATTCCCTTGTTCCATGAACAGATTAAGAGCGGGGGACCGGTAACTATCACCACCGAAGATATGACGAGATTCCTTCTCAGTCTTGATCAGGCGGTCGACACCATCTTTGCTGCAATAAAATCTGGCCGACGTGGAGAAACCTTTATTCCAAGAGTGCCGTCTGCGAAGGTTACTGATATCGCAAATATTTTGATTGGGAATAGAGCGATTAATACTATTGTGACCGGGATACGCCCTGGTGAAAAGGTTCATGAAATTCTTGTTTCAGAAGAAGAGGCTCATCGGACTATCTCGAGGGGAAATTACTACGTAATACTCCCAATTCTCCCCGAATTATTGCCAAAA
This window harbors:
- a CDS encoding polysaccharide biosynthesis protein, with translation MLTEKTVLITGGTGSLGKVLVRRLLSGEMGLPEKIIVFSRDEAKQHAMRVEYQNLKCPTDEVIYNNFQQLLEFRIGDVRDFHSISAVLPDVDIVFNAAALKQVPSCEYFPFEAVQTNILGPENIIRAIREHNLKIETVVGISTDKACKPVNVMGMTKAIQERVFIHANMDCKNTRFICVRYGNVLASRGSVIPLFHEQIKSGGPVTITTEDMTRFLLSLDQAVDTIFAAIKSGRRGETFIPRVPSAKVTDIANILIGNRAINTIVTGIRPGEKVHEILVSEEEAHRTISRGNYYVILPILPELLPKEGVGEIIGHEFSSADNLMSISELKKQMEKFNLLLEQQTPGEGELLR